The Spirosoma foliorum genome has a window encoding:
- a CDS encoding M14 metallopeptidase family protein: MKHLLLLAGLTVASLSVQTRSVQAQAPSSSSTTPLSPAQFLGYKIGDRFTPHHRVLAYAEQVARQLPNRIKLIPYGTSYEGRQLMVVALGSEANMARLEEIRTNNLKRIGLMEGSPTSATQPPIAWLSYNVHGNEAVSSEAFMDVLYRLLNTSDAVSQKIMNSTVVILDPGLNPDGHDRYVNWYNQMLGRNPNPTPSAREHSEPWPGGRYTHYLFDPNRDWAWQTQEITQQRMALYQQWMPQLHGDFHEMGVESPYYFAPSAKPYHEDITPYQRKFQQTIGEYCSRYFDKNGWLYYTRERFDLFYPSYGDTYPTYNGAIGMTYEQGGNSRAGLAIEKADGDTLTLRQRIDHHYTASIATLESVADRPAEIVKEFGQFFDKSRNTPIGAYKSYVIKSNGDAGRSKALLQLLERNKISFGYAGKAQTVASGFNYTTQKTDKTVSIAAEDIVISAYQPKSTLLKILFEQNSALEDSATYDITAWSLPYAFGLQTYGLTTKLTPTSTAPAASAAAPVPASAYAYLVRWQSVPAVQTLAALLKQKVRVRAAEKQFEVEGKTYPSGTLIITRTGNERLGDRLGSVVMQAVSQAGAEVVAVQTGFVTTGSDFGSDYVTGLKAPRVAVVLGDGTPPPSAGEVWHFFDQELNYPITLLDMNTLGNVEWNKLDVLILPTNYNYGRFLNERVLTAIKEWVRTGGKLIAMERAAAFLAGKDGFALKEKEDKPADKDKAKKDNTTDSIKLYADRERTAISDDIPGSIYRVNIDTSHPLGFGLTGGYYALIQNAFNFDFLKDGWNVGYLKGDNYVAGFSGKNAKEKLKNTLLMGVQNYGRGSIVYLADDPLFRGFWYNGKLLFSNAVFMVGN, from the coding sequence ATGAAACACCTTTTATTGCTGGCTGGTCTGACGGTTGCATCGCTGTCAGTTCAGACTAGGTCAGTTCAGGCGCAAGCGCCTTCCTCCTCATCAACTACGCCATTATCTCCCGCTCAGTTTCTTGGTTACAAGATTGGCGATCGATTTACTCCCCACCATCGTGTATTGGCGTATGCCGAACAGGTAGCCCGTCAACTTCCCAATCGGATTAAACTGATTCCGTATGGAACCTCCTACGAAGGTCGACAGCTTATGGTTGTTGCGCTTGGCTCAGAAGCCAACATGGCCCGACTGGAGGAAATCCGAACCAACAACTTAAAACGGATAGGCCTGATGGAAGGTAGCCCAACATCGGCTACCCAACCGCCAATTGCCTGGCTTAGCTACAACGTTCACGGTAATGAGGCTGTCAGTTCCGAAGCGTTTATGGACGTCTTGTATCGATTATTAAATACCTCAGATGCCGTTTCACAGAAGATTATGAACTCAACCGTGGTTATTCTTGATCCCGGTCTGAATCCTGATGGCCATGATCGGTATGTGAACTGGTATAATCAGATGCTGGGACGTAATCCGAATCCAACTCCATCGGCTCGTGAACACAGCGAACCCTGGCCCGGTGGTCGTTATACGCACTATCTGTTCGATCCAAACCGCGACTGGGCCTGGCAAACACAGGAAATTACCCAACAGCGAATGGCACTTTACCAACAGTGGATGCCTCAACTGCACGGTGATTTCCATGAAATGGGTGTAGAGAGTCCCTATTATTTTGCCCCATCGGCCAAACCTTATCACGAAGATATTACACCGTATCAGCGGAAATTCCAGCAAACGATTGGCGAATATTGCAGCCGTTATTTCGACAAAAATGGCTGGCTTTATTACACCCGCGAACGCTTTGATTTGTTCTACCCAAGTTATGGCGATACGTACCCAACCTACAATGGGGCAATTGGGATGACGTATGAGCAGGGTGGCAATAGTCGGGCAGGTCTGGCTATTGAAAAAGCGGATGGCGATACGCTTACGTTACGCCAACGAATCGATCACCACTATACAGCTAGTATTGCAACCCTGGAATCGGTTGCTGACCGCCCTGCGGAAATTGTGAAAGAGTTTGGGCAGTTCTTCGACAAATCGCGAAATACGCCCATAGGAGCTTACAAGAGCTACGTGATCAAATCAAATGGCGATGCTGGACGGTCGAAGGCTTTGCTACAATTGCTGGAGCGTAATAAAATCAGTTTCGGTTATGCTGGTAAAGCCCAGACGGTGGCTAGTGGATTCAATTATACCACCCAGAAAACGGATAAAACGGTTTCGATAGCGGCCGAAGATATCGTAATTAGCGCCTATCAGCCTAAATCTACGCTTCTCAAAATCCTGTTTGAGCAAAATTCTGCATTAGAAGATTCCGCGACTTACGACATTACGGCCTGGTCATTGCCCTATGCGTTTGGATTGCAAACCTATGGTCTAACGACTAAACTAACGCCAACATCAACGGCTCCCGCAGCTTCTGCTGCCGCCCCTGTGCCAGCCTCGGCCTACGCATATCTGGTTCGCTGGCAGTCGGTGCCAGCGGTGCAAACACTGGCGGCTCTGCTCAAACAGAAAGTCCGGGTCCGCGCGGCTGAAAAGCAGTTTGAAGTAGAAGGTAAAACGTATCCATCTGGCACGTTAATCATTACCCGAACAGGAAATGAACGTCTTGGCGACCGATTGGGTAGTGTGGTCATGCAGGCCGTTTCACAAGCGGGTGCCGAAGTTGTAGCGGTGCAAACGGGCTTTGTAACGACAGGGTCTGATTTTGGCTCTGATTATGTGACTGGCCTGAAAGCTCCACGCGTAGCGGTTGTGCTTGGCGATGGAACACCACCTCCATCGGCTGGTGAAGTCTGGCATTTCTTCGATCAGGAGTTGAATTACCCGATCACATTGCTGGATATGAATACGCTTGGCAATGTTGAATGGAACAAACTGGATGTACTCATTCTGCCAACCAACTACAACTATGGTCGCTTCCTGAATGAGCGAGTTCTGACTGCCATCAAAGAATGGGTTCGGACAGGAGGGAAGCTGATTGCCATGGAACGGGCAGCTGCATTTTTGGCAGGTAAGGATGGTTTTGCGCTGAAAGAGAAGGAAGATAAACCGGCTGACAAAGACAAGGCTAAAAAGGACAACACAACCGATTCAATCAAGCTCTATGCTGATCGGGAACGGACAGCTATTTCCGACGATATCCCCGGTAGTATTTATCGAGTGAATATTGATACGAGCCACCCACTGGGATTTGGCTTGACCGGCGGATATTACGCGCTGATTCAGAATGCGTTCAACTTCGATTTTCTGAAAGATGGCTGGAATGTAGGTTATCTGAAAGGCGACAATTACGTAGCTGGTTTCTCGGGTAAAAACGCCAAAGAGAAATTAAAAAATACCCTGCTCATGGGCGTTCAGAATTATGGCCGGGGAAGTATCGTGTATCTGGCCGACGATCCACTTTTCCGGGGTTTCTGGTATAACGGCAAATTGTTGTTTAGCAATGCTGTGTTCATGGTGGGTAATTAA